DNA sequence from the Virgibacillus proomii genome:
ATTTTTTATACTTTTTCCCATTTCCACATGGACACAGCTGATTTCTTCCTATCTTCTCAACTTTTTTCTATCAGGATGATTGGATTTAGGTATTGGTAAGGTTGTAATTGTTTTTTCTCCTGTTCCATTAACTCCATGGATGTATGTCCTTTAAGAAACCATCCCCTCGTGTTATTGGATCAGATAAACCAACTTGTCCATTAATTTTTCAACTATTTTCATACTATTAAGTTCTAAATATATTGATAAGTACCATATAATATCATTTGGACCTTCACCAATTTTGGTTGCATAGACCCACTCCTTCTACGATACTATCAACTCCCTTCTTATTTATTGCATAATTTTGGGTAAGAAAATTGACTAATTGCTGATAACTATTGTTTTGTCAACAAACCCTGATTCACCAGCTATAAGTAATTGCTTTTTCAGTAAAAGGGTAAAATGCTATATTTTCTCTCATTTGATGTTCCCGTTTCACTCTTTTGGGATCGAATACTCGTATATTGGAAAAACCATCCTCATCTATATCGATCTCCTGAGGAAAATAATTAGAATCTATAATAACTTCTACGTACTATTGGTTACTAATTTGAAACGTTCTGTGTCCTATAAAAAACATATTCGCGGCCAGGTACTCAGGTATCTGTTGTTCTAATGCAATCAGCTCAGCTTTTTTTAGAAGTAAGTCAATCCAATATGCAAGCTCTTTTTTGTTATTAATGAATACTAATTTCTCCTTATAAATAGCTATTTTATTAATAGCCTTTGACAAATTTTTCTTTTTATAATTATAATTCCACTTTACAATCTCGTAAGGCTCTTTAGATCTTCACCTTTACCTGGTACCATGTTAAGCTTCCTCTTAATAAATCTATTTATGATCCTCAATTCCCTTAATACTACGTTAGTATTTAAAATTATTATTAAATCCGCCTTCTTAAAGCTATCATCTAACCAAGAATAATAAACACCTTCAATTATCCACTCATCTTCAGAAATAATATTTAACAATTCCATATCTCTCAACTCTTTATCTTTCTTTTTATGATAGCCATTATCCCAAAATATATTGTCTAAATCATATGTTGGGATTTTTAGTTTAGTGGATAAAATATTTGCCAAATAAGTTTTCCCACTACCTGAACCGACTATGATATGTATTTTGCTAATATTACATTTCAAGTTATCTCCTAATTTCTTATACTAATTTTTTCATCCTCGTAAGCATTAACAACATTATTAAAAATCTCAGTAACTAATATCTCTATATCAGTAAACCATAGAGTTCAAAACATTTACTGGAATGTCAACACTAAAGTGGACAAAAATTATAAGGTCAGCTTCTTGAATTCTACAGGCGTTAAATAGCCCAATGTTCCATGAATTCGAATACTGTTGAACCAATGAACATAATCATCAAGTTCGAGAGCGAGCTGTTTAGGGGAAGAGAATGAGCTCCATTAGCGAATTCTGTTTTATATACCTTAAACATCGCTTTAGCCACGGCATTGTCATAAGGGTACCCTTTCATGCTCAACGATCTCTGAATCCCATCAGTATGCACGGGACTGAATCTCGCACGTTCTACCTGAAATACAACACAAAAAACGACGTCCTAACGAATAATTTCCGCCAGAACGCCGTCATATCAACGTTTAATATACCGGTGGTCGGGGTCGAACCGACACTCCCGTGAAGGAACGGGATTTTGAGTCCCGCGCGTCTGCCAATTCCGCCACACCGGCAAATCGGATTGGAGGCGGTAACCGGATTTGAACCGGTGATAAAGGTTTTGCAGACCTCTGCCTTACCACTTGGCTATACCGCCCTATAATTGGAATTGGAGCGGAAGACGGGATTCGAACCCGCGACCCCCACCTTGGCAAGGTGGTGTTCTACCACTGAACTACTTCCGCAAAATGGCTGGGCCACTAGGATTCGAACCTAGGATACACGGGATCAAAACCCGATGC
Encoded proteins:
- a CDS encoding DNA topology modulation protein FlaR, with protein sequence MKCNISKIHIIVGSGSGKTYLANILSTKLKIPTYDLDNIFWDNGYHKKKDKELRDMELLNIISEDEWIIEGVYYSWLDDSFKKADLIIILNTNVVLRELRIINRFIKRKLNMVPGKGEDLKSLTRL
- a CDS encoding SEC-C metal-binding domain-containing protein is translated as MGRNQLCPCGNGKKYKKCCER